The following are from one region of the Magallana gigas chromosome 4, xbMagGiga1.1, whole genome shotgun sequence genome:
- the LOC117680535 gene encoding S-crystallin SL11 — MPAYKLMYFDTKGRAEVIRLAFAAAGQSFEDKRFPLSMEEWQAVKPTIPQKQLPCLQVDGRLIPQSGAIMRYVAREFGLYGDNNDENTRVDVIIGTAEDFLKNAFALRYEKDETKRAELKKDLEENKLPQFFSLLEDILKENNGGDSFFVGEKISLADIMIYDIPDQVGAAAKLPAFPPKLGGLIERVKNHPKIKEYLAKRGD, encoded by the exons ATGCCGGCATACAAGTTGATGTACTTTGACACTAAGGGGAGAGCCGAGGTCATCCGATTGGCCTTTGCGGCCGCTGGACAGTCATTTGAGGATAAAAGATTTCCACTTTCAATGGAAGAATGGCAAGCTGTGAAACCGA CAATACCACAAAAGCAGTTGCCGTGTCTTCAGGTAGATGGTCGCCTTATCCCTCAGTCTGGAGCAATCATGAGATATGTTGCCAGGGAAtttg GGTTGTACGGGGACAATAATGACGAGAACACCCGTGTTGACGTCATCATTGGAACCGCCGAAGATTTTTTGAAGAACGCCTTTGCACTTAGATATGAAAAAGACGAAACCAAAAGGGCAGAGTTAAAGAAAGATCTGGAAGAAAACAAGCTTCCTCAGTTTTTCAGCCTGTTGGAGgacattttaaaggaaaataatggcggggatagtttttttgttgGTGAAAAG ATATCGTTAGCGGACATCATGATTTATGACATTCCTGACCAGGTCGGCGCTGCAGCAAAACTTCCGGCTTTCCCACCAAAACTGGGAGGGCTGATCGAGAGAGTGAAGAATCATCCCAAGATAAAGGAATATCTAGCTAAAAGAGGAGATTGA
- the LOC105320553 gene encoding S-crystallin SL11, translating into MPAYKLMYFDTKGRAEVIRLAFVVAGQSFEDKRFPMEEWQTVKPTIPQKQLPCLQVDGRLIPQSGAIMRYVAREFGLYGDNNDENTRVDVIIGTAEDFLKSAIAIHYEKDETKKAELKKDLEENKLPQFFSLLEDILKENNDGDGFFVGKKISLADILIYDITDQVGATAKLPAFPPKLGGLIERVKNYPKIKEYLAKRGK; encoded by the exons ATGCCAGCATACAAGTTGATGTACTTTGACACTAAGGGGAGAGCCGAGGTCATCCGATTGGCCTTTGTGGTAGCTGGACAGTCGTTTGAGGATAAGAGATTTCCAATGGAAGAATGGCAAACCGTGAAACCGA CAATACCACAAAAGCAGTTGCCGTGTCTTCAGGTAGATGGTCGTCTTATCCCTCAGTCCGGAGCTATCATGAGATATGTAGCCAGGGAAtttg GGTTGTACGGGGACAATAATGACGAAAACACTCGTGTTGACGTCATCATAGGAACCGCCGAAGACTTTTTGAAGAGCGCCATTGCAATTCATTATGAAAAAGACGAAACCAAAAAGGCAGAACTAAAGAAAGATCTGGAAGAAAACAAGCTTCCTCAGTTTTTCAGCTTGTTGGAAgacattttaaaggaaaataatgACGGGGATGGTTTTTTTGTTGGTAAAAAG ATATCGTTAGCGGACATTTTGATTTATGACATCACTGACCAGGTCGGCGCTACTGCAAAACTTCCGGCTTTCCCACCAAAACTGGGAGGGCTGATCGAGAGAGTGAAGAACTATCCCAAGATAAAGGAATATCTAGCTAAAAGAGGAAAGTGA